In Salinisphaera sp. LB1, one genomic interval encodes:
- the recC gene encoding exodeoxyribonuclease V subunit gamma, producing the protein MFYLYHHNDLSRLAELFGALRGRRSRAPLAVDTVLAPNAGIGRWLRIQLAESEGIAANIDGRLPGAFIWDMLHATMDGADAGDHFEPDCLPWHLYAALPEIAREVPAVSDYLGTPVDEVRRYQLARQLADVFDQYLVYRADMLAAWEAGEVPASNPGRWQARVWHWLTRDHRLGTTHRARVLTNFITRLGNEATLQQRVIDFCPDELYCFGLVALAPDHLRLLYALAEHIDVHFLLPNPSAAYWGDITAGRLPLDLPAAASPDADTLLPGEAAVEAGHPLLSALGRMARDTLRVLYSDEFAGMIEPELGDLMDYDIPRPDTLLHRVQADIVELDCSGSAQGMDDTDTSFEVHACHSPLREIQVLQDQLLDRLAADDKRVAAGEISEAERLAPRDIIVMLPDVAAYAPAIQAVFGGAPPERYLPFGLADRARSAAHPIVTCVSALLDLPLSRWAASELLDLLAVPAVMRRFGLSAGELDAITKWIGEAGIRWGRDAHHRAGLGAGAFEQNSWRFGLDRLLLGVVQSDDETLTAGVAPWSDLEGGITAALGKLWRFEDTLATVADGLAEPGTPGEWQTRLNAMVDRLIAPSMDAPDEQRAVDSLRSVFARFDPAENCTRDKPLTADRRLSWPAVRDSLRATLETATERQPFLAGGITFCGMVPLRAVPFRVVCVLGMNDSAFPRQDTGRAFNAMFDAPRLGDRNIRDDDRLLFLQALTAARDAFYISYIGQDVNTGEELPPSPIVGETLEFLRRHYFRGEDKKRFERRLIHRQPMQPFSLRYFSRHEPDARVFTYVNDWGDATRAAIGARRTREPLLDDSTAPIAEAIEVIDLDTLKRFFDHPARVFFRERTQLNLEIEDRQVDDAEPVALDPLAAAQLRERLFESADKTNAPAIDLAPTALERARGALPPPPLAAPNYAEQAEAVNELLPIWQAWKAEGTPETLDIQLDLVLPESHIVRVTGRIAQCWPGAMRRLRTGKLKTRFRLRYWIDYLAAVAAGHVLDMHMAGFAPDKKTAERIEYAGRVDAETAHTELAHLLQLYLAGQTRPLHYHPDLDDSYKPTQNKAFDNLSFRFKPAAYHPHHLMRDPYFSMLLGPSEAPLGDTEDDSPFVAAIDAISGLMNQAIRPIESNAEAPA; encoded by the coding sequence ATGTTCTATCTCTATCACCACAACGATCTGTCGCGGCTGGCCGAGCTGTTCGGCGCGTTGCGCGGGCGGCGATCGCGGGCGCCGCTGGCAGTGGATACCGTACTGGCGCCCAACGCCGGCATCGGCCGCTGGCTGCGTATCCAGCTGGCCGAAAGCGAAGGCATCGCCGCCAACATCGACGGCCGCCTGCCCGGCGCGTTCATCTGGGACATGCTGCACGCCACGATGGACGGCGCCGACGCGGGCGATCACTTCGAACCGGATTGCCTGCCCTGGCATCTGTATGCCGCGCTCCCCGAGATCGCGCGCGAGGTGCCGGCCGTGTCGGATTATCTCGGTACGCCGGTGGACGAAGTCCGCCGCTACCAGCTCGCCCGTCAGCTTGCGGATGTCTTTGACCAGTACCTGGTCTATCGCGCCGACATGCTGGCCGCCTGGGAAGCTGGGGAGGTGCCGGCGTCCAACCCCGGCCGCTGGCAGGCGCGCGTGTGGCACTGGCTCACGCGCGACCATCGCCTCGGCACCACGCACCGCGCCCGCGTGCTCACGAACTTCATCACACGCCTGGGCAACGAGGCGACGCTGCAACAACGCGTGATCGATTTCTGTCCGGACGAGCTGTATTGCTTCGGCCTGGTGGCGCTCGCACCCGATCACCTGCGCCTGCTTTACGCGCTGGCCGAGCATATCGATGTGCATTTCCTGCTGCCGAACCCGAGTGCTGCCTACTGGGGCGATATCACCGCCGGCCGGCTGCCGCTCGATCTGCCGGCGGCCGCCAGCCCGGACGCAGACACCCTGCTGCCCGGCGAAGCCGCGGTCGAGGCCGGCCACCCGCTGCTGTCCGCGCTCGGTCGCATGGCGCGGGATACGCTGCGCGTGCTGTATTCCGACGAGTTCGCGGGCATGATCGAACCCGAGCTGGGCGATCTGATGGATTACGACATCCCGCGGCCCGACACCCTGCTGCACCGGGTGCAGGCCGACATCGTCGAACTGGATTGCAGCGGCTCGGCCCAGGGCATGGATGACACCGACACCTCGTTCGAGGTGCATGCCTGTCACAGCCCGCTGCGCGAGATCCAGGTGCTGCAGGACCAGCTGCTGGATCGCCTGGCCGCGGACGACAAGCGCGTCGCGGCCGGCGAGATCAGCGAGGCCGAACGGCTCGCCCCGCGCGACATCATCGTCATGCTGCCGGATGTCGCTGCCTACGCCCCGGCGATCCAGGCCGTCTTCGGGGGCGCGCCGCCCGAGCGCTACCTGCCCTTCGGCCTGGCCGATCGCGCCCGCTCGGCGGCCCATCCCATCGTGACCTGTGTCTCGGCCCTGCTCGACCTGCCGCTGTCGCGCTGGGCGGCCAGTGAACTGCTCGACCTGCTCGCCGTGCCGGCGGTCATGCGCCGGTTCGGCCTCTCGGCCGGCGAGCTGGATGCGATCACCAAGTGGATCGGCGAGGCCGGTATCCGCTGGGGGCGCGATGCCCATCACCGGGCCGGACTCGGCGCCGGTGCGTTCGAACAGAACAGCTGGCGCTTCGGGCTCGACCGCCTGCTGCTGGGCGTCGTCCAGTCCGACGACGAAACGCTCACCGCCGGGGTGGCGCCGTGGTCCGATCTGGAAGGCGGCATCACCGCCGCGCTCGGCAAACTCTGGCGCTTCGAGGACACGCTCGCCACCGTCGCCGACGGCCTCGCCGAGCCGGGCACGCCGGGCGAATGGCAGACGCGGCTCAACGCCATGGTGGATCGGCTGATTGCGCCATCGATGGACGCGCCGGACGAACAACGCGCGGTCGATTCCTTGCGCAGCGTATTCGCTCGCTTCGACCCGGCTGAAAACTGTACCCGCGACAAGCCGCTCACCGCCGATCGGCGCCTGTCCTGGCCGGCCGTGCGTGACAGCCTGCGCGCCACACTGGAAACCGCGACCGAGCGCCAGCCGTTCCTGGCCGGCGGCATCACCTTCTGCGGCATGGTGCCGCTGCGCGCCGTACCGTTTCGCGTGGTCTGCGTGCTGGGCATGAACGATTCCGCCTTCCCGCGCCAGGACACCGGCCGGGCCTTCAACGCCATGTTCGACGCCCCGCGGCTGGGCGATCGCAACATCCGCGACGACGACCGCCTGCTGTTCCTGCAGGCGCTCACCGCTGCGCGCGATGCCTTCTACATCAGCTACATCGGCCAGGACGTGAATACCGGCGAAGAACTGCCGCCCTCGCCGATCGTGGGCGAAACACTGGAATTCCTGCGCCGGCATTATTTCCGGGGCGAGGATAAAAAACGCTTCGAGCGCCGGCTGATTCATCGCCAGCCGATGCAGCCGTTTTCGCTACGCTACTTCTCGCGCCACGAGCCGGACGCCCGCGTATTCACCTATGTCAACGACTGGGGCGACGCCACGCGCGCAGCGATCGGCGCCCGCCGGACGCGCGAACCGCTGCTCGACGACAGTACCGCCCCGATAGCCGAAGCCATTGAGGTCATCGATCTGGACACGCTCAAGCGCTTTTTCGACCACCCGGCCCGGGTCTTCTTCCGCGAACGTACCCAACTCAATCTCGAGATCGAGGATCGCCAGGTCGACGACGCCGAACCGGTCGCGCTCGACCCGCTGGCTGCCGCGCAACTGCGTGAGCGCCTGTTCGAATCCGCCGACAAGACGAACGCACCGGCGATCGACCTGGCCCCGACCGCGCTCGAACGCGCCCGGGGTGCGCTGCCGCCGCCACCCCTGGCCGCGCCGAACTATGCCGAGCAGGCCGAGGCGGTCAACGAACTGTTGCCGATCTGGCAGGCGTGGAAAGCTGAGGGCACGCCGGAAACGCTGGATATCCAGCTCGATCTGGTCCTTCCTGAGTCGCATATCGTCCGTGTAACCGGGCGCATCGCCCAGTGCTGGCCCGGGGCGATGCGTCGGCTGCGCACCGGCAAGCTCAAGACCCGCTTCCGCCTGCGCTACTGGATCGATTACCTGGCCGCGGTGGCCGCCGGCCACGTACTGGATATGCACATGGCCGGCTTCGCCCCCGACAAGAAAACCGCGGAGCGGATCGAATACGCCGGCCGGGTCGATGCCGAAACCGCCCACACCGAGCTGGCGCATCTGCTGCAGTTGTACCTCGCGGGCCAGACTCGGCCACTGCACTATCACCCGGATCTGGATGACAGCTACAAGCCGACGCAGAACAAGGCCTTCGACAACCTCAGCTTTCGCTTCAAGCCTGCGGCCTATCACCCGCATCACCTCATGCGCGATCCGTATTTTTCCATGCTGCTCGGCCCGTCCGAGGCACCGCTCGGCGACACCGAGGACGACAGCCCCTTCGTCGCAGCGATCGATGCCATCAGCGGGCTGATGAATCAGGCGATCCGCCCGATCGAGAGCAACGCCGAGGCCCCGGCATGA